The following proteins are encoded in a genomic region of Catellatospora sp. TT07R-123:
- a CDS encoding single-stranded DNA-binding protein: MSLFTVVIEGRLTCSPQPGHTRDGREFVRFSLMHKDRYRDHTGKWVDARPQFFEVMAWGDLAGRARSLTRGDQVLVEGGRMVAYTGDSGMPAITVEARNLSVSMRFTDAHAGLPTKARRADLVTTADGERFVADIYPEVVTDLELVHH, translated from the coding sequence GTGTCCCTGTTCACCGTTGTCATCGAAGGCCGTCTCACCTGTTCCCCGCAGCCCGGTCACACCCGCGACGGGCGTGAGTTCGTCCGGTTCTCCCTTATGCACAAGGACCGCTACCGCGACCACACCGGCAAGTGGGTCGACGCCCGCCCCCAGTTCTTCGAGGTCATGGCCTGGGGCGACCTCGCCGGCCGGGCCCGCAGCCTGACCCGCGGTGACCAGGTTCTCGTCGAGGGCGGCCGGATGGTCGCCTACACCGGCGACTCCGGTATGCCCGCGATCACCGTCGAGGCCCGCAACCTGTCGGTGTCCATGCGGTTCACCGACGCCCACGCCGGCCTGCCGACCAAGGCCCGCCGCGCGGATCTGGTCACCACCGCCGACGGCGAGCGGTTCGTCGCCGACATCTACCCCGAGGTCGTCACCGACCTCGAACTCGTCCACCACTGA
- a CDS encoding bifunctional DNA primase/polymerase, with product MEAVNSLQAAALRYAARGISVLPLHTPTPDGCTCRNGKDCSSAGKHPRLRHGLHEASVNPRLIRHWWRRWPAANIGVATGTTLDICDIDTSQAMAVVLNLLHVASPPGPVVRTGNGWHLWYTATGLPSRVGVLPGVDWRGRGGFAVAPPSMHGTGDRYAFTPAWTGRHLPDCPPALKALLTPRPDPAPPPTKAITNLDRYTTAVLDAETRRVLNAARPAYRAGRRIRPGGRNSALNHAAFRLGQLARLADLTEGQVTEHLAAAAVVVGLPPAEARRTIASGWRAGRRHPR from the coding sequence ATGGAGGCCGTCAACAGCCTGCAGGCCGCGGCGCTGCGATATGCCGCACGGGGCATATCGGTACTGCCCCTGCACACCCCCACCCCCGACGGCTGCACCTGCCGCAACGGCAAGGACTGCTCCTCGGCGGGCAAACACCCCCGGCTGCGACACGGCCTGCACGAAGCCTCCGTCAACCCCCGACTCATCCGGCACTGGTGGCGCCGGTGGCCGGCCGCCAACATCGGCGTAGCCACCGGCACCACCCTCGACATCTGCGACATCGACACCAGCCAAGCGATGGCCGTCGTCCTGAACCTGCTCCACGTCGCCAGCCCACCCGGGCCTGTCGTACGCACCGGCAACGGCTGGCACCTGTGGTACACGGCCACCGGCCTGCCCTCCCGCGTGGGCGTGCTGCCCGGAGTCGACTGGCGCGGACGCGGCGGCTTCGCCGTCGCACCACCATCCATGCACGGCACCGGCGACCGCTACGCCTTCACACCTGCCTGGACCGGCCGCCACCTGCCCGACTGCCCGCCCGCGCTGAAAGCCCTGCTCACGCCCCGGCCCGACCCTGCCCCACCGCCTACCAAGGCGATCACCAACCTCGACCGTTACACCACCGCCGTCCTCGACGCAGAAACCAGGCGCGTATTGAACGCCGCCCGGCCGGCGTACCGCGCCGGACGTCGCATCCGCCCTGGCGGGCGCAACAGCGCACTCAACCACGCAGCTTTCCGTCTCGGACAACTCGCCAGACTCGCCGACCTGACCGAAGGCCAGGTCACTGAACATCTCGCAGCAGCCGCCGTCGTGGTCGGCCTGCCACCTGCCGAGGCACGCCGCACCATCGCCTCCGGCTGGCGCGCAGGCCGACGGCACCCGCGCTAA
- a CDS encoding single-stranded DNA-binding protein, which produces MLFNLTFEGNLAAEPELRYTPAGKALCRMRVGHNTRRRNTSGEWVNGPTVWITVTAWEDLAERVAESLRKGDTVIIDARDDLSVYAYQTEGAERPSGQLQVTAANIALSLRFNPATSQREVKGGFGKRSDSDFESAWDAVSGELEPAF; this is translated from the coding sequence ATGCTGTTCAACCTCACCTTCGAGGGCAACCTGGCCGCCGAGCCCGAGCTGCGCTACACCCCGGCTGGCAAGGCCCTGTGCCGGATGCGCGTCGGCCACAACACCCGCCGCCGCAACACCTCCGGCGAGTGGGTCAACGGCCCCACCGTGTGGATCACCGTCACCGCGTGGGAGGACCTGGCCGAACGCGTCGCCGAGAGCCTGCGCAAGGGCGACACCGTGATCATCGACGCCCGAGACGACCTGTCCGTCTACGCCTACCAGACCGAGGGTGCCGAGCGCCCGTCCGGGCAGCTGCAGGTCACCGCCGCCAACATCGCCCTGTCGCTGCGGTTCAACCCTGCCACCTCCCAACGCGAGGTCAAGGGCGGCTTCGGTAAGCGCTCCGACAGCGACTTCGAGTCCGCGTGGGATGCGGTGTCCGGCGAGCTTGAGCCCGCTTTCTGA